One stretch of Pradoshia sp. D12 DNA includes these proteins:
- a CDS encoding nucleotidyltransferase domain-containing protein — protein sequence MGGFNKISPIEAGQRFIKIYFPNCQGALLAGSVVRGEATETSDLDIVIFDKNISSSYRESLVEFGWPIEMFVYNLTSYKLFVESDCERARPSLSRMISEGIILKDCGIIDSIKKEAKEILAKGPEEWTAEIINTKRYFITDALDDFKGCTNRAEELFIANTLAELVSEFILRANRQWIGTSKWVVRSLKQYDELFANQFVEAFDCFYKTGEKDQVIHLVENILEPFGGELFHGFLLGEK from the coding sequence ATGGGTGGATTTAATAAAATAAGTCCAATTGAAGCCGGGCAACGGTTTATTAAAATTTATTTTCCAAACTGTCAGGGTGCTCTATTGGCAGGGAGCGTTGTTCGGGGTGAAGCAACTGAAACATCTGACTTGGATATCGTTATTTTCGATAAAAATATCAGTTCATCCTATCGAGAGTCATTAGTTGAATTTGGATGGCCTATTGAAATGTTCGTATATAATTTAACCTCTTATAAACTGTTTGTTGAAAGTGACTGTGAAAGGGCAAGACCTTCACTGTCAAGAATGATTTCTGAAGGGATAATCTTAAAAGATTGCGGAATAATCGATTCGATTAAAAAAGAGGCTAAAGAAATACTGGCTAAAGGTCCAGAAGAATGGACAGCCGAAATAATCAATACGAAGCGTTATTTTATTACGGATGCACTCGATGATTTCAAAGGCTGTACGAATCGGGCAGAGGAACTCTTTATAGCCAATACACTTGCTGAATTGGTAAGTGAATTTATCTTAAGAGCAAACCGTCAATGGATTGGCACATCAAAATGGGTAGTTCGTTCTCTCAAGCAATATGATGAATTATTTGCAAACCAATTTGTAGAAGCATTTGATTGTTTTTATAAGACAGGAGAAAAGGATCAAGTAATCCATTTAGTTGAAAATATATTAGAACCTTTTGGAGGGGAGTTATTCCATGGCTTTTTACTGGGGGAAAAATAA
- a CDS encoding GNAT family N-acetyltransferase, with amino-acid sequence MDPFTIKEIKSVNEIVEAFPVMKQLRIHLDENSYLELVLDAQESDRYKMFALVDAGEIVAVIGFKTMITLYYGRFVWVCDLVTDINKRSKGYGEQLLTYVHQWAKENNYETISLSSGLQRKDTHRFYEERMNYDKVSYVFKKSLN; translated from the coding sequence ATGGATCCGTTCACGATTAAAGAAATTAAATCAGTAAATGAAATAGTTGAAGCATTCCCTGTGATGAAGCAGCTGCGTATTCATCTCGATGAAAACTCCTATCTTGAACTCGTCTTGGATGCACAAGAAAGCGATAGATACAAAATGTTTGCTTTGGTTGATGCGGGTGAAATAGTTGCGGTAATTGGTTTTAAAACGATGATCACTCTTTATTATGGACGATTTGTTTGGGTATGTGATTTGGTTACGGATATAAATAAACGTTCCAAAGGATATGGTGAACAATTACTTACATATGTTCATCAATGGGCTAAGGAAAACAATTATGAAACGATATCCTTATCATCAGGATTGCAGCGTAAAGATACCCATCGTTTTTATGAAGAGCGGATGAACTATGACAAAGTAAGTTATGTATTTAAGAAGTCTTTAAATTAG
- a CDS encoding GNAT family N-acetyltransferase: MIELKYFERSDFKQLINWIDSPAFLLQWGGPGFNYPLNDTQLEKYMENANHANSEALIYKVVDQETGNVIGHISLGRIDRKNESARVGKVLIGDKNTRGKGIGQQMIKEILKIAFEELHLHRVSLGVFDFNDSAIDCYEKAGFVKEGLHRDASKNGDEYWSLWEMSILENEWLEIKNV, encoded by the coding sequence ATGATAGAACTAAAGTATTTTGAACGCTCTGATTTTAAACAGCTTATCAATTGGATTGATTCGCCTGCATTTTTACTTCAATGGGGTGGCCCTGGGTTTAACTATCCCTTGAATGATACTCAATTAGAAAAGTACATGGAGAATGCCAATCATGCTAACTCAGAAGCTCTGATTTATAAAGTGGTTGATCAAGAAACAGGCAACGTTATTGGACATATCTCTTTGGGGAGAATTGATAGAAAAAACGAATCTGCAAGAGTTGGAAAAGTCCTAATCGGTGATAAAAACACAAGAGGTAAAGGGATCGGTCAGCAAATGATTAAAGAAATACTTAAAATCGCATTTGAAGAACTTCACTTACATAGGGTTAGTCTTGGAGTATTTGACTTTAATGACTCTGCCATTGATTGTTACGAAAAGGCAGGATTTGTAAAAGAGGGTTTACATAGAGATGCAAGTAAAAATGGCGATGAATACTGGAGTTTATGGGAAATGAGTATTTTAGAAAATGAATGGCTGGAGATTAAAAACGTATAG
- a CDS encoding DMT family transporter, translating into MKQSLLGAVCLSLAASLWGGMYVVSKYVLDFIPPLTLVWLRYVVAFVVLYAILKTIQVKSKTRETIQMKDWLLLGWIGFIGYFVSIAFQFIGTKLSDAHTGSLITSATPAFMVVFATLILKEKLTGRKVISVILASIGVTIVIGWDTKAGDYFLGSMILVGAAITWALLSVYVKIASARFTSLTITTYAVMFALVFTTPVMIWELQSNAADYDSALVIMGVIYLGVVSTAGAFFLWNKGLEMMDAGIGSLFFFFQPLVGSFLGWLILNEKLGINFFVGAILIIAGVVIVTFQKEKQV; encoded by the coding sequence ATGAAACAAAGTTTACTCGGAGCTGTTTGTTTATCCTTGGCCGCCAGTTTGTGGGGCGGTATGTACGTAGTGAGCAAATATGTTTTGGATTTTATTCCGCCATTGACGCTAGTATGGCTAAGGTATGTAGTTGCATTTGTTGTTTTGTACGCTATTTTAAAGACCATTCAAGTCAAAAGTAAAACTCGTGAAACGATACAGATGAAAGATTGGCTGCTGCTGGGGTGGATTGGGTTTATAGGTTACTTTGTATCAATTGCTTTTCAATTCATTGGTACTAAATTATCCGATGCCCATACGGGATCTTTAATAACATCAGCTACACCAGCTTTTATGGTTGTTTTTGCAACGCTTATTCTGAAGGAAAAGCTAACGGGCAGAAAAGTTATCTCGGTCATACTCGCATCAATCGGAGTCACCATTGTTATTGGATGGGATACAAAGGCTGGAGATTATTTTTTAGGTAGCATGATATTAGTGGGAGCTGCCATTACCTGGGCTTTATTATCCGTCTATGTAAAAATTGCCTCTGCGCGTTTTACGTCATTAACAATCACTACCTATGCGGTCATGTTTGCGCTTGTGTTTACAACACCTGTAATGATATGGGAACTTCAATCAAATGCTGCTGACTATGATAGTGCTTTAGTTATCATGGGGGTTATCTATCTGGGGGTAGTTTCAACTGCGGGAGCGTTTTTCCTTTGGAACAAAGGATTAGAAATGATGGATGCAGGAATCGGCTCATTATTTTTCTTTTTTCAGCCACTGGTTGGTTCTTTCTTAGGGTGGCTCATACTAAATGAAAAGTTGGGCATTAATTTCTTTGTAGGTGCCATTTTAATTATTGCTGGTGTTGTAATAGTTACTTTTCAAAAGGAAAAACAGGTGTAA
- a CDS encoding GNAT family N-acetyltransferase: MAQEQAETIAFTWHYDSEYSFYDLEADKDDLEEFLDVDKRGNSMFAVSKDEELIAFLSIHRIDDNTVDIGLGMRPDLTGKGMGLEFLKEGMEFIKFEANPQKITLSVATFNQRAINVYRKVGFKDVEIFMQDTNGSTFEFLKMEYIC; this comes from the coding sequence ATGGCACAAGAACAAGCAGAAACAATTGCTTTCACCTGGCATTATGATAGTGAATATTCTTTTTATGATTTGGAAGCGGATAAAGATGATTTAGAGGAATTTTTAGATGTTGATAAACGAGGTAACTCTATGTTCGCTGTATCAAAAGATGAAGAATTAATAGCTTTCTTGAGTATTCACAGAATTGACGATAACACGGTTGATATCGGTTTAGGGATGAGGCCTGATTTAACTGGAAAAGGGATGGGATTAGAATTTTTAAAGGAAGGTATGGAGTTTATTAAATTTGAAGCGAACCCTCAAAAAATCACCTTATCAGTTGCTACATTTAATCAAAGAGCAATTAATGTATATAGAAAAGTTGGATTTAAAGATGTTGAGATTTTTATGCAAGATACAAATGGCAGCACTTTCGAGTTTTTAAAGATGGAATACATATGTTAA
- a CDS encoding phosphotransferase family protein → MNEVEDSFSSNVYKCKLLRGATVFIKIPYTKLKFQRELEAYELLKGRIAIPDMLNCWFGDEKYPGAFLLSELKGQTLTAEASAGAMYEVGAIHASIHSIQLSPKKELTAIQNEFPNWSDFLESKFYSFAVDVRDVLDEHLYEQAIEKFEIMKRQLPAPDGPSLVHMDFRPANIIVDDNQVSGIIDFESVRFGSTEIDFTKIYRDILSCDHTLYQAYKEGYKSIRPLIDLDIVLPFYRFTDAFNSIGWCKKRGMEKNAAFLVENLAILKKLLPSNRSEGK, encoded by the coding sequence ATGAATGAAGTTGAAGACTCCTTTAGTTCAAATGTCTATAAATGTAAGTTGCTTAGGGGTGCAACGGTTTTTATTAAAATTCCGTATACAAAATTAAAGTTTCAGCGGGAATTGGAAGCTTATGAGCTTTTAAAAGGAAGAATTGCGATTCCTGATATGCTAAATTGTTGGTTTGGAGATGAGAAGTATCCCGGTGCTTTTTTGCTTTCCGAATTAAAAGGTCAAACGCTAACAGCTGAGGCTTCAGCGGGAGCTATGTATGAAGTTGGAGCTATTCATGCTTCGATACATTCTATTCAGCTATCTCCCAAGAAAGAGTTGACTGCCATACAAAATGAATTCCCGAATTGGTCCGACTTTCTTGAATCAAAATTCTATAGTTTTGCTGTGGATGTAAGAGATGTATTGGATGAACATTTATATGAACAGGCTATAGAAAAGTTTGAAATCATGAAACGGCAACTCCCTGCCCCAGACGGACCAAGCTTAGTACATATGGATTTTCGCCCCGCCAATATTATAGTGGACGACAATCAAGTCTCAGGAATCATCGATTTTGAATCCGTACGATTTGGTTCAACAGAAATCGATTTCACTAAAATTTATCGTGATATTTTAAGCTGCGATCATACCCTCTACCAGGCATATAAAGAGGGCTATAAAAGTATCCGACCTTTAATTGATTTAGATATTGTATTGCCCTTTTATCGATTTACAGATGCCTTCAATAGCATTGGGTGGTGTAAGAAGCGTGGAATGGAAAAAAACGCTGCATTTCTTGTAGAAAATTTAGCGATTTTGAAAAAACTTTTACCATCAAATAGAAGTGAAGGTAAGTAA
- a CDS encoding DUF4440 domain-containing protein: MDVKLKEQLKELEESHIGFEVRKSRDKLDNILADDFFEIGSSGFMFDKKACLEDGVVLTEMSLYNYNIYPLAQDVVLSTYFIVDSTRNRNTYRSSIWKLIGGRWQLYFHQGTISPLQLSEVLKNPNPN; encoded by the coding sequence ATGGATGTGAAATTAAAGGAACAATTAAAGGAATTAGAAGAAAGCCATATTGGATTTGAAGTTCGTAAAAGTCGGGACAAGCTGGATAACATACTGGCAGACGATTTCTTTGAGATTGGCAGTTCAGGGTTTATGTTTGATAAAAAAGCCTGTCTGGAAGATGGAGTGGTTTTAACTGAGATGTCACTCTATAACTATAATATTTATCCGTTAGCGCAAGATGTTGTTTTATCTACTTATTTCATTGTTGATAGCACTCGTAATCGTAATACCTATCGAAGTTCAATATGGAAATTGATTGGTGGCAGATGGCAATTATATTTTCATCAAGGAACTATCTCTCCTTTACAATTAAGTGAGGTTCTTAAAAACCCTAATCCGAATTAG
- a CDS encoding alpha/beta fold hydrolase has translation MENGQLIDIKGKKIYVEISHKKCDKAILYLHGGPGEGCFDFTYHQKTRLGDKFKLIASDQRGVCRSEGISIGETFCLDDLVDDCEGLRQLLRIKKWSIIGHSFGGYLAVLYASRYPNSVEKVIFEGPTFDFRLTAKALLKKTASLFEKYKMVEHELKCIKLYNDATLSARELVEGYMEIGELLEENRMEIYTHNFNNPTDTGVYSDGQWDNFYNKSAIHFDRLRDEGKIFESVFPLLKKINIPCLLILGEHDAVTCPIQVQTYITEVKQGEIYTVKYSGHTPHYEAADEFCDVVTDYLTK, from the coding sequence ATGGAGAATGGACAATTAATTGATATTAAAGGGAAAAAGATATATGTGGAAATCAGCCATAAAAAATGTGATAAAGCGATTTTATATTTACACGGAGGCCCCGGAGAAGGCTGCTTCGATTTCACCTATCACCAAAAGACTCGTTTAGGAGATAAATTCAAACTAATAGCATCTGATCAAAGAGGGGTATGCAGGTCTGAAGGCATAAGTATTGGAGAAACATTTTGTCTTGATGACTTGGTTGACGATTGTGAGGGGCTTCGGCAATTACTTAGAATAAAGAAATGGTCTATAATAGGGCATTCTTTTGGAGGTTACCTGGCAGTACTTTATGCATCACGGTATCCTAACTCCGTAGAAAAAGTAATTTTTGAAGGACCAACATTTGATTTTAGACTAACAGCTAAAGCACTTCTTAAAAAAACGGCTAGTTTATTTGAAAAATATAAGATGGTCGAGCATGAATTGAAGTGTATAAAACTTTATAATGACGCCACTCTTTCAGCACGAGAACTGGTAGAGGGGTATATGGAGATTGGTGAACTTCTAGAAGAAAATAGGATGGAAATATATACTCATAATTTTAATAATCCAACTGATACAGGCGTATATTCAGATGGTCAGTGGGATAACTTCTATAATAAATCAGCAATCCATTTCGACCGCTTAAGAGATGAAGGAAAGATATTTGAGTCAGTTTTTCCTTTGTTGAAAAAAATCAATATCCCCTGTCTCTTAATTTTAGGAGAGCATGATGCTGTGACCTGCCCGATTCAAGTTCAAACGTATATAACCGAGGTTAAACAAGGTGAAATATATACGGTGAAATATAGCGGGCATACACCTCATTATGAAGCTGCAGATGAATTCTGTGATGTGGTAACAGACTATCTAACAAAATAA
- a CDS encoding MarR family winged helix-turn-helix transcriptional regulator, translating to MKEILREIGMIARVLDSISNIEFKEYDLTKGQYLYLVRICENPGIIQEKLAEMIKVDRTTAARAIKKLELNGFIEKKADHQNKKIKKLFPTEKGAKVYPFIKRENDYSNKVALAGLSETEIDIIFDLLQRVRKNIEVDWEFVKKGNKRTY from the coding sequence ATGAAGGAAATTCTACGGGAAATAGGCATGATTGCCAGGGTTTTAGATTCGATTAGTAATATAGAATTTAAGGAATATGACCTTACTAAAGGGCAATATTTGTACCTGGTCCGCATTTGTGAGAATCCTGGTATCATTCAAGAGAAGTTAGCTGAGATGATAAAAGTGGATCGAACCACGGCTGCACGAGCTATAAAAAAACTTGAACTGAATGGTTTTATTGAAAAGAAAGCTGATCATCAAAACAAAAAAATAAAAAAGCTCTTTCCAACGGAAAAAGGGGCAAAGGTTTACCCATTTATAAAACGAGAGAATGATTATTCTAATAAAGTAGCATTAGCTGGATTATCTGAAACAGAGATAGATATTATTTTTGATCTCCTTCAAAGAGTTAGAAAAAATATTGAAGTAGATTGGGAATTTGTGAAAAAAGGAAATAAGAGAACGTATTGA
- a CDS encoding GNAT family N-acetyltransferase, translating into MNVNIQKCNHEDIQILQEISIQTFTDTFKDQNSPENLKAYLERAFNREQLETELSNASSEFYFIYFCEELAGYLKVNFNDAQTERIADEALEIERIYIKSKFKRSGLGNYLMDKAEEIAIGQKKKLMWLGVWEKNEIALNFYKKRGFVQIGAHSFYMGDEEQVDFIMSKSLI; encoded by the coding sequence ATGAATGTAAATATACAAAAGTGCAATCATGAAGATATACAGATCCTCCAAGAAATTAGTATTCAGACATTCACTGATACATTTAAGGATCAGAATTCGCCTGAAAATTTAAAGGCCTATTTAGAAAGGGCATTTAATCGCGAACAGTTAGAGACGGAATTATCCAATGCTTCCTCTGAATTTTATTTCATCTATTTCTGTGAAGAACTCGCAGGCTATTTAAAGGTCAATTTCAATGATGCTCAAACTGAAAGAATAGCTGATGAGGCACTAGAAATTGAGCGGATTTATATAAAGTCAAAATTTAAAAGAAGCGGATTGGGCAACTATCTGATGGATAAGGCAGAGGAAATAGCCATTGGACAAAAGAAGAAGCTTATGTGGCTGGGCGTTTGGGAAAAGAATGAGATTGCTCTTAATTTTTATAAAAAAAGAGGATTTGTTCAAATAGGAGCTCACTCCTTCTATATGGGTGATGAAGAACAAGTCGACTTTATCATGAGTAAATCATTGATATAA
- a CDS encoding B3/4 domain-containing protein: protein MVKFIVDTEFWDVFPDAQINMLIVRNINNRGSEENHDDFSELLNRAAKEATQFLTEDTFSQNQVVDEWRKAFGKFKTKKGTRSSIEALLKRANQGREFTPINPLVDIYNSVSLKYAVPCGGEDLNCITGDLRLGKAKGGEPFLPLGADQDSPALPEEIIYYDQDGAICRCLNWREAQRTMLTDDTTDAVLFIESINKEQAERANLAMNELKQLIDSYFNTISTDMILTAKDSAFEF from the coding sequence ATGGTGAAATTTATTGTCGATACTGAATTTTGGGATGTTTTCCCGGATGCTCAAATTAATATGTTAATTGTTAGAAATATTAATAATCGAGGTTCGGAAGAAAACCATGATGATTTCTCTGAACTACTTAACAGAGCGGCTAAGGAGGCTACTCAGTTTCTGACAGAAGATACATTTAGCCAAAATCAAGTTGTTGATGAATGGCGTAAAGCATTTGGTAAATTTAAAACGAAAAAGGGTACTCGTTCATCGATTGAAGCATTGCTAAAGAGAGCCAATCAAGGTAGAGAGTTTACACCAATTAATCCTTTGGTGGACATCTATAATAGTGTTTCTCTAAAATATGCTGTTCCCTGTGGCGGAGAAGATTTAAATTGTATCACTGGGGACTTACGTCTTGGGAAAGCAAAAGGAGGAGAACCATTCTTGCCACTTGGTGCTGATCAAGATTCCCCTGCTTTACCGGAGGAAATCATCTATTATGATCAGGACGGAGCTATTTGCAGATGCTTAAACTGGAGAGAAGCTCAAAGAACGATGCTAACTGATGACACAACGGATGCTGTCCTATTCATTGAATCCATTAACAAAGAACAAGCTGAACGTGCTAATCTAGCCATGAATGAATTGAAGCAATTGATTGATTCGTATTTCAACACTATAAGTACGGATATGATATTGACGGCAAAAGATTCAGCTTTTGAATTTTAA
- a CDS encoding FMN-binding negative transcriptional regulator produces MFIPECFTIDDKETIYDFIEKYSFATLFSQHNGEPYATHLPLILDKDQFALYGHMARANKQWEEAGKQQVLAVFHGPHCYISPIYYETIKSVPTWDYVSIHVYGRMEIVSEKNVIHHTLNSLVNKYEKADSSYHYLDLDSSIIEGMIRELVAFKIIITKIEAQAKLSQNHPVERQELIIKHLENNPDQNDKQIAALIKRNLINN; encoded by the coding sequence ATGTTCATACCTGAGTGCTTTACTATCGATGACAAAGAAACCATTTATGATTTTATTGAAAAATACAGCTTCGCTACTCTTTTTTCACAGCATAACGGCGAACCATATGCTACGCATTTACCCCTAATATTAGATAAAGATCAATTTGCCTTATATGGCCATATGGCGCGTGCAAACAAACAGTGGGAAGAAGCAGGAAAACAGCAGGTCCTTGCTGTTTTCCATGGCCCTCATTGTTATATTTCTCCTATTTATTATGAAACTATTAAATCAGTACCTACTTGGGATTATGTTTCTATTCATGTATATGGCAGAATGGAGATTGTGAGTGAAAAGAATGTCATCCATCACACCTTAAATAGCCTGGTTAATAAGTATGAAAAGGCAGATAGCTCATACCATTATCTAGACTTAGATTCCAGTATAATCGAAGGTATGATAAGAGAGCTTGTCGCCTTTAAGATTATTATTACCAAAATAGAAGCACAGGCAAAGCTGAGTCAAAATCATCCTGTGGAGAGACAAGAGTTAATTATTAAACATTTGGAAAACAATCCGGATCAAAATGATAAACAAATCGCAGCTTTAATAAAGAGAAATTTAATTAACAATTGA
- a CDS encoding GNAT family N-acetyltransferase, with translation MKNYLIITHLKDNDMKEINTEKIHPLIRNLLSYATSEFRIDEEYNKYLKSPNRKLFGLECNGKYVGCIGFEMISPKECVISHIAVFPEQREKGIGRKMINFLSNQFCLISAETDKDGVDFYRKYGFMITSLGEKYPGVERFQCEFRNESIC, from the coding sequence TTGAAGAATTATTTAATCATCACACATTTGAAGGATAATGATATGAAAGAAATTAATACCGAAAAAATCCATCCATTAATACGGAATCTTCTTTCCTATGCGACATCAGAATTTAGGATTGACGAGGAATACAATAAATATTTAAAATCTCCAAATCGAAAATTATTTGGTTTAGAATGCAATGGGAAATATGTTGGGTGCATAGGATTTGAAATGATTAGTCCAAAAGAATGTGTCATTTCACATATTGCTGTATTTCCGGAACAAAGAGAAAAAGGGATTGGCAGAAAAATGATAAATTTCCTGTCCAATCAATTCTGTCTTATCTCTGCTGAAACGGATAAGGATGGGGTGGATTTTTATCGTAAATATGGCTTCATGATAACAAGTTTAGGAGAAAAATATCCGGGTGTGGAACGATTTCAATGTGAATTTAGAAATGAAAGTATTTGTTAA
- a CDS encoding GNAT family N-acetyltransferase — protein MMETLSDRLLLRPYNNHDLDFLESLLTNPNIVRYIGNGQIRDQEGIQKFLNWIIDTYAINPNYGLKLILEKESNNRIGHAGLVPQLIDGKKEIEIGYWISQEYWGRGFATEAARGVMEYGKNKLKLEKMIALIQKDNTASQKVAQKIGMRIEKELLLNGKDVFVYYC, from the coding sequence ATGATGGAAACACTATCAGACCGTTTATTGCTGAGACCATATAATAATCATGATTTAGATTTTCTTGAATCACTTTTAACGAATCCTAATATTGTGCGATATATAGGAAACGGACAAATAAGAGATCAAGAAGGAATTCAAAAATTTTTGAATTGGATTATTGATACATATGCCATTAATCCTAATTATGGATTGAAGCTCATTTTAGAAAAAGAAAGCAACAACAGAATAGGTCATGCAGGATTGGTACCCCAATTGATAGATGGAAAAAAAGAGATTGAAATTGGTTACTGGATTTCACAGGAATATTGGGGTAGGGGATTTGCAACTGAAGCAGCCAGAGGGGTAATGGAATATGGGAAGAATAAGCTGAAGCTTGAAAAAATGATTGCCCTTATTCAAAAAGACAACACTGCCTCTCAAAAAGTTGCTCAAAAGATTGGTATGCGAATAGAAAAAGAACTACTATTAAATGGAAAAGATGTTTTTGTGTACTATTGCTAA
- a CDS encoding MFS transporter, with amino-acid sequence MRKIIFIFIIYATYISLGLPDPLLGIAWPEMVGEFNVAHSAAGLISMTIAICTVISSLSTMRINKKIGTGRLVLGSVLLTVIGLIGFAFTQNFLLLIVCALPLGFGAGAIDTSVNDYVAANFKAHHMNWLHAFWGVGATLGPVIMGVVLNNQFSWRNGYFIIGGIQIVLAIILFLSIPLWKTNQQKGSEKSEESPVSNGSVLKEKGVVFALLSFVFYVGLEGTIFLWGSSYLIEMKSLSVATASFIISVFFASLTMGRFISGFITFWLSNQKLLLFSEIALLIGIITVAFGTGSVLYGGFILIGLGCAAIFPTMIHETPRRFGKRSASAIIGLQVAFGSVGVTILPPLVGILFQNYTMNLFPVVLVIFALTLLGATIIIEKRKRATEFDTLSKQL; translated from the coding sequence TTGCGGAAGATAATTTTTATATTTATCATCTATGCCACTTATATTAGTTTAGGGTTACCCGATCCCCTTTTAGGGATAGCTTGGCCTGAGATGGTGGGAGAATTTAATGTAGCACATAGTGCGGCAGGCTTAATCTCAATGACTATTGCAATTTGTACTGTTATTTCTAGCTTGTCGACTATGCGAATTAATAAAAAAATCGGAACGGGAAGACTAGTTCTAGGTAGTGTATTGCTTACTGTGATTGGATTGATAGGGTTTGCGTTTACACAAAATTTCTTATTATTAATTGTCTGTGCATTACCTTTAGGTTTTGGAGCTGGCGCTATTGACACCTCTGTAAATGACTACGTGGCTGCTAACTTCAAAGCACATCATATGAATTGGTTACATGCTTTTTGGGGAGTAGGAGCAACTCTCGGCCCAGTTATTATGGGTGTCGTTTTAAATAATCAATTTTCCTGGAGAAACGGTTATTTTATTATTGGCGGTATTCAAATTGTATTAGCTATTATTCTCTTCCTATCTATTCCTCTCTGGAAGACAAATCAACAAAAGGGATCCGAAAAGTCTGAAGAGAGTCCCGTGTCCAATGGCTCGGTTTTGAAAGAAAAGGGAGTTGTTTTTGCGCTATTATCTTTTGTATTTTATGTTGGTTTAGAAGGTACAATATTTTTGTGGGGAAGTAGTTATTTAATAGAAATGAAGTCATTATCAGTAGCTACTGCTAGTTTCATAATATCAGTATTCTTTGCAAGTTTAACCATGGGAAGGTTTATTTCTGGTTTTATTACGTTTTGGCTATCTAATCAGAAATTGTTACTGTTTAGCGAAATTGCACTACTCATAGGAATTATTACGGTTGCTTTTGGAACAGGCAGCGTTTTGTACGGTGGATTCATATTAATTGGTCTTGGATGTGCGGCAATTTTTCCAACCATGATACATGAAACTCCAAGAAGGTTTGGGAAAAGGAGTGCAAGTGCAATTATTGGGCTTCAAGTAGCTTTTGGCTCTGTTGGGGTAACCATTTTACCTCCGTTAGTAGGAATCCTGTTTCAGAATTATACAATGAATCTATTTCCGGTCGTTTTAGTAATTTTTGCTCTTACGTTACTTGGGGCAACCATTATTATTGAAAAGAGGAAAAGAGCAACTGAGTTTGATACTTTATCTAAACAGTTGTAA